DNA sequence from the Robbsia betulipollinis genome:
TGCTTGGTGGATTTGGCTGAGTTCGGGCTAGATGAAGCGTGGGATGCCCGCCCGTTAGGTCCCCACTTATTTTCGTAAGCGGGGACCTATTTTCAGACGCGCGATGACGCGGGAGTTGAACCCATCAGCGTCCACGGCAGTAGATCATCGATCTGGTTGACCGGATGATCGGCGATGCGCGTGAGCACCTCGCGCAGATATGCCTCGGGGTCCAGGCCGTTGAGTTTGGCTGTGCCGATGAGGCTGTACATCGCCGCCGCCCGGTGGCCACCGGCATCCGAGCCCGCGAACAG
Encoded proteins:
- a CDS encoding transposase domain-containing protein — encoded protein: LFAGSDAGGHRAAAMYSLIGTAKLNGLDPEAYLREVLTRIADHPVNQIDDLLPWTLMGSTPASSRV